The DNA sequence GTGCTGGCGGTATTGCAGGCGTGGTTGGCGGAGGCGGCTCTTGAGGAGTCGCGGTTGGTGGTGGTGACGCGGGGTGCGGTGCCTGCGGGCGGTGGAGCGGTGACCGACCCGGCGGGAGCGGCGGTGTGGGGTCTGGTGCGGGCCGCGCAGTCCGAGAACCCGGACCGGATCGTCCTGCTGGACACCGACCCCACAGAGGACGGTGCTCCGGGCGCGGTCCTGGGCGCGGTCCTGGCCAGCGGCGAGCCCCAGATCGCCGTGCGCGGGGCGACCCTCTCCGTGCCCCGGCTCGGCCGTGTCGCCGGTCATGTCACGGACGGTCCCGCGGTGTTCGGGCCGGAGGGTACCGTCCTGGTCTCGGGCGCCGGATCGTTGGGCGCGCTGGTGGCCCGCCATCTCGTCACCCGGCACGGGGTGCGCAGCCTGGTGCTCGCCAGTCGGCGTGGCGTGGACGCGGACGGCGTGCCGGAGTTGGTGGCCGAGCTGACCGGGCTGGGCGCGACGGTGTCGGTCGTCGCGTGTGACGTCTCCGACCGCGAGCAGGTGAAGGCTCTGGTGGAGTCCGTACCGGAGGGGCACGAGCACCGGTTGACGGGTGTCGTCCACACGGCGGGCGTTTTCGACGACGGGCTGATCGCGGCGCTGTCCCGGGAGCGGCTGAAAGGGGTGTTCGCGCCGAAGGTGGAGGCGGTGCGGCACCTCGACGAGCTGACGCGCGACCTGGACCTCGACGCGTTCATCGTGTTCTCGTCCGTGGCGGGCCTGTCCGGCGGCGCGGGCCAGGGCAGCTACGCGGCGGCCAACGCCTTCCTGGACGGCCTGATGGCCAGCCGCCGGGCTGCGGGCCTGCCCGGCCTGTCGCTGGCGTGGGGCCTGTGGGAGGAGAGCCTCGGCATGGCCGGGCACCTCAGCAGCGTCGACAGGGCGCGGGCGAGCCGCGGTGGCGTGCAGGCGATCGCGGCGGCCGAGGGCATGGCGCTGTTCGACGCCGCCGCGGGGTCCGGGCAGTCGCTGCTGGTGCCCGTCAAACTGGACCTGCGTGGACTGCGCGCCGACACGGCGAACGGCGGGGTGGTGCCCCCTCTGCTGCGCGGCCTCGTACGAGCGGGCCGTCACCTCGCGCGGGCGGCGGACACCAGCGACGAGCACCGGCGACTGTCCGCCCGCATCGCCGGGCTCGCGGCGGCCGAACAGGAGGCCTTCCTCCTGGAGCTGGTCCGCACCGAGGCCGCGGTCGTGCTCGGGCACACCGGGCCGGGGGGCGTACAGACGGAGATCGCGTTCAGGGACGCGGGGTTCGACTCGCTCACGGCGGTGGAGCTGCGCAACCGGCTGCGCGAGGCCACCGGCCTGAAGCTGCCCGCCACGCTCGTCTTCGACCACCCGACCCCACTCGCCCTGGCCCGCCATCTGCGCGACGCACTCGGCGACGTGTCACCCGAGTCCGCACCCCCGACCGCCGTGGTGGCCGACACGGGTGAGCCGATCGCGATCGTGTCGATGGCGTGCCGGTATCCGGGTGGTGTGTCGTCGCCGGACGAGCTGTGGAGGCTGGTGGCCGACGGCGTCGACGCGGTCTCCGACTTCCCGGACGACCGGGGCTGGGATCTGGAGGGGCTGTTCGACCCGGATCCCGACCATGCCGGTACGTCGTACACGAGGCAGGGCGGTTTCCTGCGCGGGGCAGGTCTCTTCGACGCCGGGTTCTTCGGCATCTCACCGCGTGAGGCCCTCGCCATGGATCCGCAGCAGCGGCTGCTCCTGGAGACCTCGTGGGAGGCCCTGGAAGCGGCCGGGATCGACCCGGGCTCGCTGAAGGGCACCGACGTCGGGGTCTTCACCGGTGTGGCGAGTCAGGGCTACGGCACCGGAGTGATCGCCCCGGAAGTGGAAGGCTTCGCGGGCACGGGGCTCGCGGGCAGCGTCGCGTCGGGCCGGGTGTCGTACGCCTTCGGCTTCGAAGGCCCGGCCGTGTCGGTCGACACCGCGTGCTCGTCCTCGCTCGTGGCGATGCACCTGGCCGCACAGGCGCTGCGGCAGGGCGAGTGCTCGATGGCTCTGGCCGGTGGCGCCATGGTGATGGCCACGCCCGGAGCCTTCATGGCCTTCTCCCGGCAGCGCGGCCTGGCCGACGACGGCCGGTGCAAGGCGTTCGCGGACGGCGCCGACGGCATGGGGCTCGCGGAGGGGGTCGGCGTCGTACTCCTTGAGCGCCTGTCGATGGCACGCGAGCGCGGGCACCGGATCCTGGCCGTACTGCGGGGCAGCGCGGTGAACCAGGACGGTGCCTCCAACGGCCTGACCGCCCCCAACGGCCCCGCGCAGCAGCGAGTGATCCGCCGGGCCCTGGACACGGCGCGACTCACCCCCGCGGACGTGGACGTCGTGGAGGGCCACGGCACCGGGACGGCCTTGGGTGACCCGATCGAGGCGCAGGCGCTGCTCGCGACGTACGGGCAGGGCCGGGACCCGGAACAGCCGCTGTGGCTCGGCTCGTTGAAGTCCAACATCGGGCACACCCAGGCCGCCGCCGGCGTGGCCAGCGTCATCAAGATGGTGCAGGCACTGCGCCACGGTGTCCTGCCGCCCACGCTGCACGCACAGGCTCCCACGACGGAAGTGGACTGGTCGGTGGGTGCGGTGGAGCTGTTGACGGAGGCGCGGGAGTGGCCGCGCGGTGGGCGTGTGCGGCGGGCGGGTGTGTCGTCGTTCGGTGTGAGTGGGACGAATGTGCATCTGATTCTGGAGGAGGCGCCTGAGGAGTCGGCCGTTGAGGAGTCGGTCGTTAGGGAGTCGCTGCCGGTGGGTGTGGTGCCGTTGGTGGTGTCGGCGCGCAGTGCCGTTTCGCTGGCGGGTCAGGCCGGTCGGCTCGCGTCGTACGTGGAGTCCGGTGCCGGTGGCGTCACGCTGGCGGGTGTTGCCGGGGCGTTGGTGTCGGGGCGTGGGGTGTTCGGCGAGCGTGCGGTGGTGGTGGCCGGATCGGACGAGGAGGCACTGGCCGGGCTGACGGCGTTGGCGCGGGGTGCGAGTGACCTGAACCTGGTGTCAGGAAGCGGGGGTTCGAGCGCACCCGGCAAGGTGGTGTGGGTGTTCCCGGGGCAGGGTTCGCAGTGGGTGGGGATGGGCCGTGAGCTGCTCGATTCTTCGCTGGTGTTCGCTGAGCGGGTGGGGGAGTGCGCGGCCGCCTTGGCGCGGTGGGTGGACTGGGACCTCGTCGACGTACTCCGGGGTGAGGTCGAGCCGGAGTTCCTTGAGCGGGTGGATGTGGTGCAGCCCGCGAGTTTCGCGGTGATGGTGGGGTTGGCGGCGGTGTGGGCATCCATGGGAGTGATCCCGGATGCGGTACTGGGCCATTCACAGGGGGAGATCGCGGCCGCGTGTGTGGCCGGTGCGCTGTCGCTTGAGGATGCGGCGCGGGTGGTGGCGTTGCGGAGCCAGGCCATCGCGGCGCGGCTCGCTGGACGTGGGGGCATGGCGTCGGTGGCGCTGAGTGAGGAGGAGGTGGCCGGGCGTCTTGGGCCCTGGTCGGGTCGGGTTGAGGTCGCGGCCGTCAATGGTCCGTCTTCCGTGGTGGTCGCGGGCGACGCCGAGGCTCTGGACGAGGTTCTACAGGTGCTCGCTGAGGACGGGGTGCGGGTGCGGCGCGTGGCCGTGGACTACGCCTCCCACACTCGCCACGTCGAGGACATCCGCGACACCCTCGCCGAAGCCCTGGCCGGGGTGAGTGCGAAAGCCCCGGTGGTGCCGTTCTACTCGACTGTCACGGGCAGTTGGGTGGAGGACGCCGGGGTGCTGGACGCCCGGTACTGGTATCGGAATCTGCGGGGCCAGGTGCGGTTCGGCCCGGCGGTGGCTGATCTGCTCGCGCAGGGCTACGGGGTGTTCGTGGAGGTCAGCGCCCACCCCGTCCTGGTCCAGCCGATCACCGAGATCGTCGACGACGCCGACAGTGCGGCGGTGGTGACCGGGTCGCTGCGGCGCGACGAAGGGGGCCTGCGGCGGCTGCTGACCTCGATGGCGGAGCTGTTCGTGCGGGGCGTGGCCGTGGACTGGTCCGCGATCGTGCCCGCGGGGACCGGATCAGAGTTTGCGGCGCTGCCCACGTACGCCTTCGACCACCAGCACTACTGGCTCAAGCCGGGTGAGTCGGCATCCGACGCGGCCTCGCTGGGGCAGACGGCGGCGGATCACCCGCTCCTTGGCGCGGTGGTGCGGCTGCCGCAGTCGGACGGCCTGGTCTTCACCTCACGGTTGTCTCTGCGGACGCAGCCCTGGCTCGCCGACCATGCGATCGGGGGTGTGGTGATCCTGCCGGGCACGGGACTCGTGGAGCTGGCGGTGCGAGCCGGTGACGAGACCGGGTGCGGGGTTCTGGAAGAGCTGGTGATCGAGGCACCGCTGGTGGTGCCCGAGCACGGCGGCGTACGGGTGCAGGTCGCGGTGGGCGGACCCGGCGAGACCGGCGCGCGGACGGTGGAGGTGTACTCCCAGCGCGAGGACGACGGCGGCGCCGACACATGGACGCGGCACGCCACCGGCTCGCTGTCGGCCACGGCCCGGTCGGACGCCGCTGGCACCGGCACCGGCTTTGACTTCGCCGCCTGGCCGCCGCCGGGAGCGCAGCCCGTCGACATCGGGGACCTCTACGGCGGCCTGGTCGAGCACGGCTACGGCTACGGTCCGGCGTTCCAGGGTGTGCGGGCGGTGTGGCGGCGTGGCGATGAGGTGTTCGCGGAGGTTGGGCTGGCGGAGGAGCAGCGTAAGGAGGCGGGCCGGTACGGCATTCACCCCGCGCTCCTGGACGCGGCCCTTCAAGCCGGGACCTTCGGCGCTGCGGCGGCCCCGACGGCGGAGGCCTCTGGAGAGCCGGTGTTGGCCTTCGCGTGGAACGGCCTGGTGCTGCATGCGGCCGGTGCCTCGGCGCTGCGGGTGCGTGTCGTGCCCAGTGGGCCGGACGCGCTGTCGGTCGAGGCGGCGGACGAGACCGGTGGCCTGGTCGTGACGATGGACTCGCTGGTGTCCCGTCCGGTGTCGACGGAGCAGTTGGGGGCATCGACGGAAGCCACGGTCGCCAACTCGCTCTTCCATGTGGAGTGGACCGAGTTGCCTCCGGTGCAGGGGGTTGGTTCGGCTCTGTCGTGGATGCCGGTGGTTGCTGCTGATGAGGTGGCGGTGTTGGTGGAGGAGGTGGCGGAGGGTGCGGTTGTGCCGTCGGCGGCGGTGTTGGAGGCCTTCGGTAGTGACCGACAGGACGCGGTGTTTGCCTTGTCTTCGGGTGTGTTGGGGGTGGTGCAGGCGTGGTTGGCCGGGGTGACCTCCGAGGAGTCGCGGCTGGTGGTGGTGACCCGGGGTGCGGTGCCTGCGGGCGGTGGAGCGGTGACCGACCCGGCGGGTGCGGCGGTGTGGGGTCTGGTGCGGGCCGCGCAGTCGGAGAATCCGGACCGGATCGTCTTGCTGGACCTTGACCCGACTGCTGCCGGTGTCGAGGTGGGTTCCGTACTGGATTCGGTGCTGGGCGCGGTGCTCGCCACCGACGAGCCCCAGATCGCCCTCCGCGGCACCACCCTGTCCGTGCCTCGGCTCGCCCGCGCGACGGATCAAGCGCCGGACGAGGCGGCGGTGTTCGGGCCGGAGGGTACCGTCCTGGTCTCGGGTGGCGGGTCGTTGGGCGCGCTGGTGGCCCGCCATCTCGTCACCCGGCACGGGGTGCGCAGCCTGGTGCTTGCCAGTCGGCGGGGTGTGGAAGCGGACGGCGTACCGGAGTTGGTGGCCGAGCTGACCGAGCGGGGCGCGGCGGTGTCGGCGGTGGCGTGCGACGTGTCCGACCGTGACCAGGTGAGGGACCTGCTGGCGGCCGTGCCGGGCGATCGTGAGCGTCGGCTGACGGGTGTCGTCCACACGGCGGGTGTGTTCGATGCCGGTGTGGTCGGGGCGTTGACTCCGGAGCGGCTGAAGGGGGTGTTCGCGCCGAAGGTGGAGGCGGTGCGGCATCTCGACGAGCTGACGCGCGGCCTGGATCTGAAGGCGTTCGTCGTCTATTCGTCGGCGTCGTCCGTGTTCATGGGGGCGGGCAGTGGTGGTTACGCGGCGGCGAACGCGTTCCTGGACGGGCTGATGGCGCACCGGCGGGCGGCGGGTCTGCCCGGCCTCTCGCTGGCCTGGGGCCCGTGGGAGCAGACCACCGGCATGGCGGACACCATCGACGACCTCACCAGGACTCGGATGAGCCGACGTGAGGGACGCGGGGGAGTCCTGGCGCTCAAGTCCGGTGAGGGCATGGAGCTGTTCGACGCCGCTGTGGCGTCCGGGCGGCCGCTGCTGGTCCCGGTCAAGCTGGACTTGCGGGAGGCGCGTGCGGACGCGGCGGCCGGGGGCGGGACGCCGCCCCTGCTGCGCGGCCTCGTCCGCGCGTCCCGGCAACCGGCGCGGGCGTCGGCAGGCGCCGACGGCGATCGCCAGCGGCTGTCCGACCGTCTGACCGGGCTGCCCGCGGCGGAGCGTACGAAGTTCCTGCTGGACCTCGTACGCACTCAGGCCGCGGTCGTGCTCGGGCACACCGGCCCGGGGAGCGTACGGGCGGACACGGCGTTCAACGAAGCCGGGTTCGACTCGCTCACGGCGGTGGAGCTGCGCAACCGGCTGCGCGGGGCGACCGGTCTGAAGCTGCCCGCCACCCTGGTCTTCGACCACCCGACCCCGCTCGCCCTGGCGGCCTACCTGCTCGACGAACTCGCTGTCGGCGGCGCGTCCCCCGCCGACCCGGTCCTTGCCGGGCTCGCCGGACTGGAGGCGGCCATCGAGACGGCGGCGGGCGACGCGGAGGCCCGCGACCGGATCACCGTACGCCTGCGGGAACTCCTGAAGGCGGCAGAGGCGGCAGAGGCGGCGGAGGTGACCGAAGTGGCGGGACGCCGGAACGAGGCACCGGACTCCGTGGACGGCGCCGACGACGATCTCGAAACCGCGAGCGACGAGGAGCTGTTCGCGATCTTCGACCGGCTCGACTGAACAGGGCTCGGCTCCGGGACGCGACCGAGCGGACCCGACCGGGCAGACCCGACCGAGCAGGACCCGACCGAGCAGGACCCGACCGAGCGGGACCCGACTGAACACGGCTCGACCGAGCAGCACCCGTACGGCACGTCGACCGACCGACCCGCATCCACAGCAAGCGCACGCATCGAATTCCTGGGAGCTGAATTCAGTGGCTGACGAGGTACAACTCCGCGACTACCTCAAGAGGGCCATCGCCGACGCCCGCGACGCCCGCAAGCGTCTGCGCGAGGTCGAGGACCAGGCGCGGGAGCCGATCGCGATCGTGTCGATGGCGTGCCGGTATCCGGGTGGTGTGTCGTCGCCGGACGAGCTGTGGAGGCTGGTGGCCGACGGCGTCGACGCGGTCTCCGACTTCCCGGACGACCGGGGCTGGGATCTGGAGGGGCTGTTCGACCCGGATCCCGACCATGCCGGTACGTCGTACACGAGGCAGGGCGGTTTCCTGCGCGGGGCAGGTCTCTTCGACGCCGGGTTCTTCGGCATCTCACCGCGTGAGGCCCTCGCCATGGATCCGCAGCAGCGGCTGCTTCTTGAGACCTCGTGGGAGGCGCTTGAGCACGCGGGCATCGATCCGCTGTCGCTGAAGGGCACCGACGTCGGGGTGTTCTCCGGCGTTTCCAGTCAGGGCTACGGGGCCGGTGCCGGGGTGGTGACACCGGAGTCGGAGGGCTTCGCGGGCACGGGCGCGACACCCAGCGTGGCGTCGGGTCGGGTGTCGTACGTGTTCGGCTTCGAGGGTCCCGCGGTGACGGTGGACACGGCGTGCTCGTCCTCGCTGGTCGCGATCCATCTGGCCGCGCAGGCGCTGCGGCACGGCGACTGTTCGATGGCTCTGGCCGGTGGCGCGATGGTGATGGCCACGCCCGGCAACTTCGTGGCGTTCTCCCGGCAGCGGGGCCTGGCCACGGACGGGCGGTGCAAGGCGTTCGCGGACGGCGCCGACGGCATGGGCCTTGCCGAGGGCGCGGGCGTGGTCGTGCTCGAACGCCTCTCGATGGCCCGGGAGCGCGGCCACCGCGTCCTCGCGGTCCTCCGGGGCAGCGCGGTGAACCAGGACGGCGCCTCCAACGGCCTGACCGCCCCCAACGGTCCCTCGCAGCAGCGGGTGATCCGCCGGGCCCTGGCGAACGCGGGCCTCTCCCCGTCCGACGTGGACGCGGTGGAGGGCCACGGCACGGGAACGGCCCTGGGCGACCCCATCGAGGCCCAGGCGCTCCTCGCCACATACGGGCGCGACAGGGACGCCCACCAACCCCTGTGGCTCGGCTCGTTGAAGTCGAACATCGGTCATACGCAGGCCGCCGCCGGCGTGGGCAGCGTGATCAAGATGGTGCAGGCGCTGCGGCACGGCGTCCTGCCGCCCACGCTCCACGTCCAGGAGCCCACGACCGAGGTCGACTGGTCGACGGGCGCGGTCGAGCTCCTGACGGAGGCGCGCGCATGGCCGCGCGCCGCGCACCCACGCCGGGCTGGGGTGTCCTCGTTCGGTGTGAGCGGGACCAACGCTCATCTGATCCTTGAGGAGGTGCCCGAGGAGCCGGTTTCGGAGGAGCCGGTGTGGGTGGGTGTGGCGCCGTTGGTGCTGTCGGCACGGAGCCGTGCGGCACTCTCGGGGCAGGCCGCGCGCCTCGCGGCGTACGTCGAGGCCACCGAGGGGGTGCCGTTGGCCGGTGTGGCCGGGGCGTTGGTGTCGGGCCGGGCGTTGCTGGACGATCGCGCGGTGGTGGTGGCGGGTTCGGCCGAGGACGCGCTCACCGGGCTGCGGGCGCTGGCGCGGGGCGAGAGCGTCCCGGACGTCGTGTCGGGGAGCGTCGCCGGTTCCGGTGACCCGGGCAAGGTGGTGTGGGTGTTCCCGGGTCAGGGTTCGCAGTGGGTGGGGATGGGCCGTGAGCTGCTCGACTGCTCGCCGGTGTTCGCCGAGCGGGTGGGGGAGTGCGCGGCCGCTTTGGAGCGGTGGGTGGACTGGTCGCTGGTCGACGTACTGCGGGGTGAGGTCGAGCCCGAGTTGCTTGAGCGGGTGGATGTGGTGCAGCCCGCGAGTTTCGCGGTGATGGTGGGTCTGGCGGCGGTCTGGGCGTCGGTCGGGGTCGAAGCGGACGCGGTGCTGGGGCATTCGCAGGGTGAGATTGCGGCGGCCTGTGTGGCGGGTGCGCTGTCCCTTGAGGACGCGGCTCGGGTGGTGGCGTTGCGCAGCCAGGCCATCGCGGCGCGGCTCGCTGGTCGTGGGGGCATGGCGTCGGTGGCGCTGAGCGAGGAGGAGGCGGCCGGTCGTCTGGGGCCCTGGTCGGACCGGGTCGAGGTCGCGGCCGTCAACGGGCCGTCGTCCGTGGTGGTCGCCGGTGATGCCCAGGCCTTGGACGAGGTCCTCCAGGTGCTCTCCGATGACGGCGTGCGGGTCCGGCGCGTGGCCGTGGACTACGCCTCGCACACCCGCCACGTCGAGGACATCCGCGACGCCCTTGCCGAAGCCCTGGCCGGGGTCAACCCGAAAGCCCCGGTGGTGCCGTTCTACTCCACCGTCACCGGTGGTTGGGTGGAGGACGCCGGGATGCTGGACGCCCGGTATTGGTACCGCAACCTCCGGGGCCAGGTGCGGTTCGGCCCGGCCGTGGCCGAGCTGCTCGCGCAGGGCCATGGCGTGTTCGTGGAGGTCAGCGCCCACCCCGTACTGGTCCAGCCCGTCACCGAAATCGTCGACGGGACGGACACCGCCACCGAAGTGGTGGTCGCGGGCACGCTGCGGCGTGAGGAGGGCGGCCTGCGGCGGCTGCTGACCTCGATGGCGGAGCTGTTCGTGCGGGGTGTGGCCGTGGACTGGGCGGCCGTGCTGCCCGCCGGGGCCGGAGCCGGGGCCGGGGCTGGGACCGCGCGTGTGGAGTTGCCGACGTACGCCTTCGACCACCACCACTACTGGCTCAAGCCGGACGAGACAGCAACCGACGCGGCCTCGCTGGGGCAGACGGCGGCCGATCATCCCCTCCTTGGCGCGGTGGTGCGGCTGCCGCACGCCGACGGCCTGGTCTTCACGTCCCGCCTTTCGCTCCGCTCCCACCCCTGGCTCGCCGATCACGCCGTCGGGGATACGGTCATCTTTCCCGGTACGGGACTCGTGGAGCTGGCGGTGCGAGCCGGGGACGAGACCGGGTGCGGGACTCTGGAAGAGCTGGTGGTCGAGGCGCCGCTGGTGGTGCCCGAGCACGGCGGCGTACGGGTGCAGGTCGCGGTGGGCGCACCGGGAGAGACCGGCGCGCGCACACTCGAAGTGCACTCCCAACACGAGGGCGACGCCGGCGCCGACACATGGACACGGCATGCCACCGGACTCCTGACGGCATCGCAAGCGACACCCCTGCCGGGGGAGGAGCAGGGGTACGACTTCGCCGCCTGGCCGCCGCCCGGCGCGCGGAAGGTCGAGGTGGAGCCGGGCGGCTTCTACGACGGCCTGGCCGCACGCGGTTTCGGCTACGGTCCCGCGTTCCAGGGCGTGCGGGCAGCGTGGCGGCGCGGCGACGAGGTGTTCGCGGAGGTCGGGCTGGCGGAGGAGCAGCGTAAGGAGGCGGGCCGGTACGGCATCCACCCCGCGCTCCTGGACGCGGCCCTTCAGGTCGGGACGTTCGCCGCCGCGGCGGACCCGACGGCGGAGGACTCCGGGCAACCGACCCTCGCGTTCGCGTGGAACGGCCTGGTGCTGCACGCCGCCGGTGCCGCGGCGCTGCGCGTACGGGTCGCCCCGTGCGGCTCCGACGCGCTGTCCGTGCAAGCCGCCGACGAGACCGGTGGCTTGGTGGTGACGCTGGACTCGCTGGTGTCCCGGCCGGTGTCGGCGGAGCAGTTGGGGGCGGCGACGGAGGCCACGGTCGCCAACTCGCTCTTCCACGTGGAC is a window from the Streptomyces spectabilis genome containing:
- a CDS encoding type I polyketide synthase: MSASYETVVQALRKSLEEVGSLKQQNRRLRDASREPVAIVGMACRLPGGVAGPEDLWRLVSEGRDAVSGFPEDRGWGLEGLFDTEPESAGTSYTRRGGFLHEAGLFDAGFFGISPREALAMDPQQRLLLETSWEALEAAGIDPGSVKGADVGVFSGVFTQGYVAPGASVVTPEVEGFAGTGGSTSVASGRVSYVLGFEGPAVTVDTACSSSLVAMHLAAQALRQGECSMALAGGATVMATPGAFVEFSRQRGLAPDGRCKAFSSSADGTGWAEGVGVVVLERLSVARERGHRVLAVLRGSAVNQDGASNGLTAPNGPAQQRVIRGALANAGLSPADVDAVEGHGTGTTLGDPIEAQALLATYGRNREPEQPLWLGSLKSNIGHAQAAAGVAGVIKMVLALRHGLLPATLHVAEPTGEVDWSEGAVELLTEAREWPRVGRPRRAGVSAFGMSGTNAHLILEEAPEGPVSEGPVSVGVVPLMVSARSRASLAGQAERLAARLESDGDDGVSLASVAGALVSGRAVLGERAVVVADSSAEALAGLRALARGEGDPHLVSGSAVSGGLGKVVWVFPGQGSQWVGMGRELLDCSEVFAERVGECAAALGRWVDWSLVDVLRGEVEPGLLERVDVVQPASFAVMVGLAAVWASVGVKPDAVLGHSQGEIAAACVAGALSLEDAARVVALRSQAIAARLAGRGGMASVALSEGEAAGRLEAWSDRVEVAAVNGPSSVVIAGDAEALDEVLQVLSDDGVRVRRVAVDYASHTRHVEDIRDTLAEALAEVSAKAPAVPFYSTATGSWVEDAGVLGGEYWYRNLRGQVGFGPAVAELLARGHGVFVEVSAHPVLVQPVTEAVDESGVDAVVTGSLRRDEGGLRRLLTSMAELFVRGVAVDWAAVLPAGAGAGSARPELPTYAFDHQHYWLKPAAQATDAASLGQATADHPLLGAVVRLPQSDGLVFTSRLSLRTHAWLVDHRVGDAVLVPGTGLVELAVRAGDEAGCGVLEELVVEAPLVVPEHGGVRVQVSLGGPGENGARTVEVYSQREDTSDEADVWTRHATGLLSAEARPGGNGGVDFTVWPPRGAQPVEVGGFYEALAERGYGYGPAFQGVRAVWRRGDEVFAEVGLAEEQRKEAGRYGIHPALLDAALQAGTIGAAADPTGEVSGEPVLAFAWNGLVLHAAGASALRVRVVPSGPDALSVEAADETGGLVVTMDSLVSRPVSTEQLGAATDTTVTQSLFQLEWAELPSPQVLEPTPLWVPVATAEEVVALAGSADVPAVGVLEVVGGDEEDAVLALTSQVLAVLQAWLAEAALEESRLVVVTRGAVPAGGGAVTDPAGAAVWGLVRAAQSENPDRIVLLDTDPTEDGAPGAVLGAVLASGEPQIAVRGATLSVPRLGRVAGHVTDGPAVFGPEGTVLVSGAGSLGALVARHLVTRHGVRSLVLASRRGVDADGVPELVAELTGLGATVSVVACDVSDREQVKALVESVPEGHEHRLTGVVHTAGVFDDGLIAALSRERLKGVFAPKVEAVRHLDELTRDLDLDAFIVFSSVAGLSGGAGQGSYAAANAFLDGLMASRRAAGLPGLSLAWGLWEESLGMAGHLSSVDRARASRGGVQAIAAAEGMALFDAAAGSGQSLLVPVKLDLRGLRADTANGGVVPPLLRGLVRAGRHLARAADTSDEHRRLSARIAGLAAAEQEAFLLELVRTEAAVVLGHTGPGGVQTEIAFRDAGFDSLTAVELRNRLREATGLKLPATLVFDHPTPLALARHLRDALGDVSPESAPPTAVVADTGEPIAIVSMACRYPGGVSSPDELWRLVADGVDAVSDFPDDRGWDLEGLFDPDPDHAGTSYTRQGGFLRGAGLFDAGFFGISPREALAMDPQQRLLLETSWEALEAAGIDPGSLKGTDVGVFTGVASQGYGTGVIAPEVEGFAGTGLAGSVASGRVSYAFGFEGPAVSVDTACSSSLVAMHLAAQALRQGECSMALAGGAMVMATPGAFMAFSRQRGLADDGRCKAFADGADGMGLAEGVGVVLLERLSMARERGHRILAVLRGSAVNQDGASNGLTAPNGPAQQRVIRRALDTARLTPADVDVVEGHGTGTALGDPIEAQALLATYGQGRDPEQPLWLGSLKSNIGHTQAAAGVASVIKMVQALRHGVLPPTLHAQAPTTEVDWSVGAVELLTEAREWPRGGRVRRAGVSSFGVSGTNVHLILEEAPEESAVEESVVRESLPVGVVPLVVSARSAVSLAGQAGRLASYVESGAGGVTLAGVAGALVSGRGVFGERAVVVAGSDEEALAGLTALARGASDLNLVSGSGGSSAPGKVVWVFPGQGSQWVGMGRELLDSSLVFAERVGECAAALARWVDWDLVDVLRGEVEPEFLERVDVVQPASFAVMVGLAAVWASMGVIPDAVLGHSQGEIAAACVAGALSLEDAARVVALRSQAIAARLAGRGGMASVALSEEEVAGRLGPWSGRVEVAAVNGPSSVVVAGDAEALDEVLQVLAEDGVRVRRVAVDYASHTRHVEDIRDTLAEALAGVSAKAPVVPFYSTVTGSWVEDAGVLDARYWYRNLRGQVRFGPAVADLLAQGYGVFVEVSAHPVLVQPITEIVDDADSAAVVTGSLRRDEGGLRRLLTSMAELFVRGVAVDWSAIVPAGTGSEFAALPTYAFDHQHYWLKPGESASDAASLGQTAADHPLLGAVVRLPQSDGLVFTSRLSLRTQPWLADHAIGGVVILPGTGLVELAVRAGDETGCGVLEELVIEAPLVVPEHGGVRVQVAVGGPGETGARTVEVYSQREDDGGADTWTRHATGSLSATARSDAAGTGTGFDFAAWPPPGAQPVDIGDLYGGLVEHGYGYGPAFQGVRAVWRRGDEVFAEVGLAEEQRKEAGRYGIHPALLDAALQAGTFGAAAAPTAEASGEPVLAFAWNGLVLHAAGASALRVRVVPSGPDALSVEAADETGGLVVTMDSLVSRPVSTEQLGASTEATVANSLFHVEWTELPPVQGVGSALSWMPVVAADEVAVLVEEVAEGAVVPSAAVLEAFGSDRQDAVFALSSGVLGVVQAWLAGVTSEESRLVVVTRGAVPAGGGAVTDPAGAAVWGLVRAAQSENPDRIVLLDLDPTAAGVEVGSVLDSVLGAVLATDEPQIALRGTTLSVPRLARATDQAPDEAAVFGPEGTVLVSGGGSLGALVARHLVTRHGVRSLVLASRRGVEADGVPELVAELTERGAAVSAVACDVSDRDQVRDLLAAVPGDRERRLTGVVHTAGVFDAGVVGALTPERLKGVFAPKVEAVRHLDELTRGLDLKAFVVYSSASSVFMGAGSGGYAAANAFLDGLMAHRRAAGLPGLSLAWGPWEQTTGMADTIDDLTRTRMSRREGRGGVLALKSGEGMELFDAAVASGRPLLVPVKLDLREARADAAAGGGTPPLLRGLVRASRQPARASAGADGDRQRLSDRLTGLPAAERTKFLLDLVRTQAAVVLGHTGPGSVRADTAFNEAGFDSLTAVELRNRLRGATGLKLPATLVFDHPTPLALAAYLLDELAVGGASPADPVLAGLAGLEAAIETAAGDAEARDRITVRLRELLKAAEAAEAAEVTEVAGRRNEAPDSVDGADDDLETASDEELFAIFDRLD